Genomic window (Chloroflexota bacterium):
GGGTCGCCGCCGTGACGCCCAACTCCCGGGACAGCGCGTCCAACTCTTCCCCATGCAGCAGCCGCATCACCGCTCCGCTCTTGCGCCGAGAGGAGAATCTCCCTCGCTCAACGCGGCCTCGATCAAGTGCTCCCTCGCCCTTTCCATCCATCATGGACACCTCCTTGAGTTTGTGGCATCATGCCCCAATTCCGTGTCCAAGAAAATCCTAGGGCGGGGGAGCCTGACGTGACAGGGACGGTTATCGCCGTTTCAATGCAGAACAGGAAACCGACCTACAGGAAATTACTGGCAGCGTAGTTTGAGGAGTGGGCGGATTTCCCGCAGTGAGCTGGCTCTAGGCTCCTGCTTACGATTTCTGCCCAACGGGAATCTTGACCTGAGTGGTCAGGTCCATACCCCGAAGGCCGAACTGCAACAAGTGGTGGCTGAGGCTCTTCTGCAGGATGTCTTGCGTCAGCTCCGAGGCGCGCTTCCCATCATGGGCACGGATGGCCATAAGGATGGCCTTGTTCGGCTCGACGGTTTGAATAAGACGGTCAGCCCGGAGGAAGGTCAAGCGCCGGAAGCGCCGAGCTTGCTGCCATAGAGCTTCAAGCTGGCGCTGCAGCAGTTCGTTGCCGGAAGCCTTGGCTATCGTTCTGCCTAACTCTTGGTTCAGAAGGTCGTAATCCTGGATGCGCCCTTCAGCAATCATCTTGGGCGCCTCTTCAAAACGCTGGAGCAACGCCTCAAATTCCTTGCCAACGTGATCCTGCTCGGCAGCAAGCTGGGCAGAGAGACCCTCAAGGGCTTGTCTGATCTGGTACAACTCAACCACCGTCTTCACTGAAATATCGGTGACGAAAGCTCCGCGTCCTGGTGTGATCCGGACCAGGTCCTCCCGACTGAGCAGGCGCAGTGCTTCGCGCACCGGTGTGCGGCTGACGCCGTACTTCTCCGCTAAATCGTCTTCAAAAAGGGGCTGTCCGGGTTGAAGCTCCCATGAAAGGATAGCCTCCCGCAGGGCGATATAGACTCGCTCAGAGGCAGTGCTGGCGCGATCCTTCATCGGTGTCTCCCTCCAGACAAAAAGTCTGCCCGGAGTATGCATTAGATATACGAAATGTTCAACTGTGCATATCAGGAAGGCGCGACGGATATGGCATTATGTCAATGTAAAGGCTCCGAATCGCTGCTAGCGCAAGGGGAAAATGGCCGCGAACGGAAATGACACCGTTTAACTTACGGGCTTCACTTCTCGGCTGATCGAGAGGGTGCCCCCGTAGTGATAGAGGCTTCGGCCAGCATCAGCGCCGACGACAAAGATATCGAAGTATTCGGGGCTTCGGAAGCAGGAGATCTGGGTTTCCGGCACGTCCCAGAGCCACTGAAGCTCGGGATGCGCCACAACAAAGCCTTGCTTAGGTTTGTTCAGCATCAGCTTTTGGAAGGACATCTTGGAGGCCTTGTAGAGCATCTCCTTAACGTCCTGAATAGATAGCCCGTGCTGGGCGAAGGCCTCTGCATGGTCCGGGCACATGAGGATCAGGTTCTGCGAATCGCCGTGAAAGGGCCCAGGACCGGACTTATCACCGGGGGAACTGATGAGCCAGTAGCCTGTGCTCACCTGGGCGGCGTTGCAGGTGGCGGTGGCGAAGGTCTCGATGAGGAGCTTGGGGTCGTGGTTCTGAAAGTCAAAGAGCTCACAGACACCGTAGGGAACGTTCACTGTGACGATGGACTGGTCCTTTCGATATCCCTTCAGCTCGCGATAGGCAGGCCAAGGATTCCGCTCTTCATTCTCCGCCACACATGCACCGAACTTAATGGTAGTACCGATGGTGTCCATGTCACTGACGCCTGGGTATGAATGGCCGACGTTCATCATCATGAGGCGCAGCGTGCGGCCGATGCTGACGTTGACTTGCGAAATCGCGCCGGGGCCTAGGGCCCCTCACCGATAATTCGCGCAAGCGCTAGGGTAACGCTATCGTCGCCATTGCCTGTGCCGAAGTGCCGCGCGGGTTTTCCATCACCAATTCTACGTCCACAAGCCCCCCGCCCTTCTCATCGCGATAGGCCTTGGTCACTTTCCCCATCACCGTTGCCGTATCGCCCACGCACGTCGGCTCCCGCATGGAGACACCGAGTTTTTGATTGCCCCCTCCGGGCCGCTCCAATCGGTCAGGAACCGGCCCAGCAGGGCCTGGTAGAACATCGCATTCACAAAGATATCCTTTGCCCTGTACTCCTGGCGAACGCGCTGTCATGGTGCGCCGGAAAAAGTCACGGGTTCCTGCGACAGCAAGGATAGCCCGTTGCAGCGAGATTTCAAGGGAGAGTGTGCCCATCTCCTGGCTGGCCTGGACCACGCCCCACGTGAGCCGCTTCCGCTGTCTGT
Coding sequences:
- a CDS encoding GntR family transcriptional regulator; translation: MHTPGRLFVWRETPMKDRASTASERVYIALREAILSWELQPGQPLFEDDLAEKYGVSRTPVREALRLLSREDLVRITPGRGAFVTDISVKTVVELYQIRQALEGLSAQLAAEQDHVGKEFEALLQRFEEAPKMIAEGRIQDYDLLNQELGRTIAKASGNELLQRQLEALWQQARRFRRLTFLRADRLIQTVEPNKAILMAIRAHDGKRASELTQDILQKSLSHHLLQFGLRGMDLTTQVKIPVGQKS